Proteins found in one Quercus robur chromosome 2, dhQueRobu3.1, whole genome shotgun sequence genomic segment:
- the LOC126706958 gene encoding transcription initiation factor IIB-like, translating into MTDGFCTDCKAYTPIVFDHTAGDTICSECGLVLESRFIDETSEWRTFADESRDKDPNRVGAPSDPLLFGGGLGTVITKIGASCDSSFSSSRVINQWQKVAQNPDASLINNFKRIGNMADTLGLMETIKNHAKELYKKVTDQNACRGRNLSPIMAACLYYACQEEGCPRTMKEIAMVTEGATRKDIYRAKRLVKEKLEIGNKVIHAGDLARRYCSNLGLNNLVTKAVLETVKKSEEFDIRRTSTSILATIIYMITQLSDRKCSLRDIVLSAEVSESTIKGTFKDLHPYASRLIPKWYANKKDIGKLCFP; encoded by the exons ATGACAGACGGGTTTTGTACAGATTGCAAGGCATATACACCTATTGTGTTTGATCACACGGCAGGTGACACAATATGCTCTGAGTGTGGACTCGTTCTTGAATCCCGCTTCATAGATGAAACCTCGGAGTGGCGAACCTTTGCCGATGAGTCCAGAGATAAAGATCCCAACCGTGTTGGTGCCCCCTCAGACCCTTTGCTCTTCGGTGGCGGGCTTGGCACGGTTATTACCAAGATTGGTGCTTCTTGTGattcttctttttcatcttcAAGAGTAATTAACCAGTGGCAGAAAGTTGCACAAAACCCAGATGCCTCTCTTATCAATAACTTCAAAAGGATTGGTAACATGGCTGATACGTTAGGCCTAATGGAGACTATTAAGAATCATGCCAAAGAGTTATACAAGAAGGTGACTGATCAAAATGCTTGTAGGGGAAGGAACTTGAGTCCCATAATGGCTGCTTGCTTGTACTATGCTTGTCAAGAAGAGGGTTGTCCAAGGACAATGAAGGAGATTGCCATGGTTACTGAGGGAGCAACAAGGAAGGATATATACAGAGCCAAAAGGTTGGTAAAGGAAAAGTTAGAGATTGGTAACAAAGTAATACATGCTGGGGATCTTGCAAGACGTTATTGTTCCAATCTTGGTTTGAACAATCTAGTAACAAAGGCTGTGCTAGAAACCGTGAAGAAATCTGAAGAGTTTGACATAAGGAGAACCTCTACATCTATTCTAGCAACGATTATTTATATGATAACACAGCTTTCAGATCGGAAGTGCTCTCTTCGAG ATATTGTACTTAGTGCTGAAGTTTCAGAATCGACCATCAAAGGGACATTCAAGGATCTTCACCCTTATGCTTCAAGGCTGATACCTAAGTGGTATGCAAACAAGAAGGACATCGGGAAACTTTGCTTCCCTTGA